The Chitinophaga sp. H8 region TGTAATAATGCAGCCGGATTAAAAGTACTGCTGCTATCCAGTGTGGCCACTTCTTTGGTCATAGCGTCATTGTATTGTGCACTTTGTGCATAGGTGGCCGTAAACATGCCCGCCATTAAAAAAACTGATAAGATAATACGTTTCATATGCGTTACTTGTTTTTAGGTAATTATTATTGATAAAGGGTTAATTGTTATTGATAACATCCTGTCTTCTGTCGATACCAAAACTCATAAACATTCCAATGAAAATAAAACGGGGGGCATTTGGTGTAATCTCCTCCCGGCGCAGCTTATCCGTTGAATAGCGGTAGCCGAATACCTGTTTGTTGCCCACTACATTACTCACAGAAAGCACAAATACCGTAAATGCTTTTCTTATGGTAGTTAAATAACTGGCACTCAAACCAAGCGCGTGATAGTTAATGGTTTTGTCGGTCATAAATGCTCCGGTTGGTTTATTAGGGTCATAATAAGGCCGTCCGGTAGCAAAGGAATAAGTAAGACCAAAGTTGGTGGTTATTTTGGGGATATAGTGCTTATACACCAGGCTGGCAGTATGTTTCGCTGCAAAGTCGGGCTGCACCTCAAACGGGTAATTCAGGTAATCGCGCTTAGTGTCCAGAAAAGAATAAGAAATCCAGTAGTCCACATTTTTGAACGTTTTGCGGTCTCGCCAGAACAACTCAATTCCTTTCGCATATCCGGTACCGTTATTATTGTAGTCAGGAACTGTCTTCACCAGGTCTTTGTACTTTTTATAGAATATCTCTGTACGGAAAGTATAGAAAGTAGTAATGCGCTGATAACTGGCGATGTAATGTGTTGCTTTCATATACCCCAGTCTGTTATCAAAACGGATATACTGTGGTTCCGGTTTCTGGTAATAATCTCCATATGCCAGCGATACCTGGCTGTTATTACTCAGCTTATAGGCCAATGATAAACGCGGCGCTACATTGGGTTTTGCCAAAACAGAAGAATATTCTACTCGGCCACCTATTCTGCCTACAAAGCTCGGGGTAAAGTAAATATCGCTTTCCGCAAATGCAGCTGTGTAATTATCCACGTAATTGGCTGCCAGTTGATTAAATGCAGATTGCTCTACCCCATACTGATATTCACCTCCCATTCTTAAAGCAGAAAAGCGGCCCAGGTTTTTAGTCAATACCATCCTTACCTGTGCCAGCTCAGACTTCACCTTAATGTTGGTGGAAGGGCTTATTTTCAGCGTATCTGTCAGTATCTTATCTGTATTGGTACTATAAGAAGCACCAAGATTAATACGCCAATCTTTGCCCAGGCTTTCCTTATAGGTCAGATTCGTATAGATGTTATTGTTATGCACTTCAAACTGCTCATCATATCCGGGGTATTCAAGACTGGACTTGATAAATCCCAGTTTACTCCAGTTGCCATAGCCATAAAATTTCAGCATACCGGTAGCAGAAGTTTTACGTCTGAAATTAACGGAAGAACCAAAAAATTCGGGATCAGTACTAGGTGCCTGTTTAGGTTTTAAGAGTTTAAAGTAAGGTGCCAGGTTGGTGTAATCTGCTTCTATGCCATAAGATCCTTTTTTATCCTTTGCCAGTTTATCCATGCCTACACTGCCACCAATAGTACTCAGTCCGAGTGTGGAGGAAGAGCGGTCCGGCAGGTCCTGCGATTCCAATATCAGGGCAGAGGAAAGCCCCTGTCCATATTGTGCAGAGTATCCGCCACTGCTGAAAGTGGTGCCCTTAAACAGGAAAGGCGAAAAACGACCCCGCCCCGGAATATCCGGCAGGCTCGAAAAGAAAGGGTTTCTGACCAGCATGCCATCAATAAAAGTCTGCGTTTCATATCCGGTGCCGCCACGTACAAACAACCCTTCCCGGTCATTCGTTTGCTGCGCACCTGGCAGTGTCTTAATGGCATTCACAATATCGGCACCGGCTCCAGCAGTAGTAACAATATCCAATGGCTTTAATACGGTGGTTTTCTTTTCGTCACTGGCTTCAAAACTGCCGGCTGATATCGTTACCAGCTTCAGCTCATTGGCCGATGATTTGAGCACAATATTCAACTGCCCCGCACTCCCGGTATTGATCTTTTGCTCCAGGGTAACATACCCCATCAGGCTGGCTACCAACAGCTGATCATTGGCTGCACTGGTGGTAAAAGAAAAGGTGCCATCCGGTCCGGAAGAGGCACCATCATAACTGCCTTTTATATAGATATTTACCCCGGATAAAGGGCGTTTTTTAGTATCAGTGACTTTGCCGCTGATGTTGTGTTGCCCCAGCAGGCAAACAGGTAAAGCTACAAACAGGAATAGATTGAGGTTGAACTTCCACATATCAGGAGGTTAATTTCTATCAAAACTAATGGGGTTTAAAATACCAACCAAACGGCCGGATAGCCTAATCGGTAAAAGCGGGGGATTATTCGGTAAAGGCAGGGGCAGGCCGGGGTGAATTAAAAAGGCCTTTGTTACGCAGGTAACAAAGGCCTTCAAATATATAAAGTAAGCTTTTACTTATGCAAACCTTGGCTTCAGTTCATTAGCCAGGGCCACCATGCGTTTCAATCCTTCTTCAGGTAAGTTACCTTTCTTGAATTCACCCAGTACATCTGGCAGACGCACCTGCATTTCATGCAGGAAAGCATCTTCAAAAGCACGTACATTCTTCACAGGCACTTCGCGCAGCAGTGCATTAGTACCCAGGTAGATCATGGCTACCTGTTTTTCTACTGCATATGGGCTGAACTGTGCTTGTTTCAGGATTTCCACGTTACGGGCACCTTTATCCAGTACGGATTTGGTAGCCGCATCCAAGTCACCGCCAAACTTAGAGAACGCTTCCATTTCACGGTATTGCGCCTGATCCAGTTTTAAGGTACCAGATACCTTCTTCATGGATTTGATCTGCGCGTTACCACCCACGCGGCTTACAGAGATACCTACGTTAATAGCCGGACGGATACCTGCGTTAAACAGGTTACCTTCCAGGAATATCTGACCATCAGTGATGGAGATTACGTTGGTAGGGATATAAGCAGATACGTCACTCGCCTGTGTTTCGATAATTGGTAATGCGGTTAAGGAACCACCACCTTTCACCAGGTGTTTGATAGACTCGGGCAAGTCGTTCATTTGCTGTGCGATCGCATCATTGCTGATGATCTTGGCCGCACGTTCCAGCAAACGGCTGTGCAGGTAGAATACGTCTCCAGGGTACGCCTCACGTCCTGGCGGGCGGCGTAACAGCAGGGATACCTCACGGTAAGCTACCGCCTGTTTAGACAGATCATCATAAATGATCAGGGCAGGACGGCCACTGTCACGGAAGAACTCTCCGATGGCAGCACCAGCAAATGGAGCGTAGAACTGCAATGGAGCCGGATCAGCAGCAGAAGCTGCTACGATGGTAGTGTAAGCCATCGCGCCGCTTTCCTGTAATGTTTTCATTACACCGGCAACGGTAGAAGCTTTCTGGCCAATCGCAACATATATACAATATACAGGCTTGCCTGCATCATAGAATTCTTTCTGATTGATGATGGTATCGATACAGATCGCAGTTTTACCAGTCTGACGGTCACCGATTACCAACTCACGCTGGCCACGGCCTACGGGGATCATCGCATCGATCGCTTTGATACCTGTTTGCAGTGGTTCTTTTACCGGCTCACGGAAAAGTACACCTGGTGCTTTACGTTCCAGGGGCATTTCATACAATTCACCGGTAATAGGGCCTTTACCATCGATAGGAGCACCCAATGTATCAATTACACGACCTACCACACCTTCGCCCACTTTAATGGAAGCGATTTTGCCGGTACGACGTACTTTATCACCTTCTTTAATACCTTTTGATTCTCCCATCAATACCACACCCACATTGTCTTCTTCCAGGTTAAGGGTAATAGCTTTTACGCCATTTCCAAACTCAACCAGTTCACCGGCGCGAACATTGTTCAATCCATATACACGGGCAATACCATCACCCACCTGCAATACGGTACCCACCTCTTCCAGGTCGGCAGAAGCATTGAAGTTGCTCAACTGCTGGCGTAATATCGCCGAAATTTCATCAGGTTTAATTTCAACCATAATTTATGCTTTTAAAAAAAGTCGTTAAAGTAAAATAAGTATAACGACAACAGCTTTGCGGGTACGCAGCGGCTGCTGTAAAATGCTTTTATCTGATATCAGAAACGTAAATATTCTCGTTGAACTGCTTTTTGATATCCTGCAAATCCCTCAGGATAGAGGCATCAAACAGTTTATCTCCGGCTTCCAGCACAAATCCACCTATCAATGCTTCATTCACTGCAGCTTCCAGTTCTACCGTATCTGTAATTTCCGATGCCACTTTTTCCTTAATGGAGTTCAGCGTAGCAGGATCCAGCGGAGCAGCCGTTGTGATCTTTACTTTACTGATATGTTTCAGCAGGTCGTACTGTTTGGTAAAGGCAACCGCTATTTCCTGCAAATTGCTCTCACGGCCCTTTGCTACCAGCAGGTTAATAAA contains the following coding sequences:
- the atpH gene encoding ATP synthase F1 subunit delta, which gives rise to MQNPRLASRYAKSLVDLVVEKDQLEVVQQDMLFLQRLLKSNPDVAALLRSPIIKADKKQKILLAILEGKISTVTVGFINLLVAKGRESNLQEIAVAFTKQYDLLKHISKVKITTAAPLDPATLNSIKEKVASEITDTVELEAAVNEALIGGFVLEAGDKLFDASILRDLQDIKKQFNENIYVSDIR
- the atpA gene encoding F0F1 ATP synthase subunit alpha, translated to MVEIKPDEISAILRQQLSNFNASADLEEVGTVLQVGDGIARVYGLNNVRAGELVEFGNGVKAITLNLEEDNVGVVLMGESKGIKEGDKVRRTGKIASIKVGEGVVGRVIDTLGAPIDGKGPITGELYEMPLERKAPGVLFREPVKEPLQTGIKAIDAMIPVGRGQRELVIGDRQTGKTAICIDTIINQKEFYDAGKPVYCIYVAIGQKASTVAGVMKTLQESGAMAYTTIVAASAADPAPLQFYAPFAGAAIGEFFRDSGRPALIIYDDLSKQAVAYREVSLLLRRPPGREAYPGDVFYLHSRLLERAAKIISNDAIAQQMNDLPESIKHLVKGGGSLTALPIIETQASDVSAYIPTNVISITDGQIFLEGNLFNAGIRPAINVGISVSRVGGNAQIKSMKKVSGTLKLDQAQYREMEAFSKFGGDLDAATKSVLDKGARNVEILKQAQFSPYAVEKQVAMIYLGTNALLREVPVKNVRAFEDAFLHEMQVRLPDVLGEFKKGNLPEEGLKRMVALANELKPRFA
- a CDS encoding TonB-dependent receptor, which codes for MWKFNLNLFLFVALPVCLLGQHNISGKVTDTKKRPLSGVNIYIKGSYDGASSGPDGTFSFTTSAANDQLLVASLMGYVTLEQKINTGSAGQLNIVLKSSANELKLVTISAGSFEASDEKKTTVLKPLDIVTTAGAGADIVNAIKTLPGAQQTNDREGLFVRGGTGYETQTFIDGMLVRNPFFSSLPDIPGRGRFSPFLFKGTTFSSGGYSAQYGQGLSSALILESQDLPDRSSSTLGLSTIGGSVGMDKLAKDKKGSYGIEADYTNLAPYFKLLKPKQAPSTDPEFFGSSVNFRRKTSATGMLKFYGYGNWSKLGFIKSSLEYPGYDEQFEVHNNNIYTNLTYKESLGKDWRINLGASYSTNTDKILTDTLKISPSTNIKVKSELAQVRMVLTKNLGRFSALRMGGEYQYGVEQSAFNQLAANYVDNYTAAFAESDIYFTPSFVGRIGGRVEYSSVLAKPNVAPRLSLAYKLSNNSQVSLAYGDYYQKPEPQYIRFDNRLGYMKATHYIASYQRITTFYTFRTEIFYKKYKDLVKTVPDYNNNGTGYAKGIELFWRDRKTFKNVDYWISYSFLDTKRDYLNYPFEVQPDFAAKHTASLVYKHYIPKITTNFGLTYSFATGRPYYDPNKPTGAFMTDKTINYHALGLSASYLTTIRKAFTVFVLSVSNVVGNKQVFGYRYSTDKLRREEITPNAPRFIFIGMFMSFGIDRRQDVINNN